The Actinoplanes sp. N902-109 genomic interval CTGGATCTGGCCGTCCTGGCCGCCCTGCGGGACGAGGACGGCTACGGCTACGACATCCTGCGCCGCCTCCGCACCGCCGGGCTGGGTGAGGTCGGCGACGCCAGCGTCTACGGCACGCTGCGCCGGCTGTTCAACGGCGGTCTGCTGACCACGTACGTGGTGCCCAGCGACGAGGGCCCGCACCGCAAGTACTACGCGCTGAACGCGGCCGGACTGGCCGAGTTGCAGCGATCGGGCAAGGTATGGCAAGGGTTTGCATCCACGATGAACGATCTGCTTCGCGAGCGGGAGACGGCGTGAATTCCACGGCTCAGGACGAGATTGCCGCGTACGTGTTCGCGGTCCGCGCGGCCCTCGGTGACCTACCCGAGGGGCAGCGCGACGAGCTCCTCGAGGATCTGAGCGAGCACCTGTTCGAGGTGATGGCAGCCGACGGGCAGGGCTCGCTGGTCGAACGGGTGGGCAGCCCCGAGGCGTACGCCGCCGAGCTGCGCAACACCGCGCCCTACGTCGGCGGCTTCCCGGACCCGCCGGCCCGGCCCAACCCGCTGGTCGAGCTGCGCGACCGGCTGCTGCCGCACCTGCACACGGCCGATCTGCGCGCCGGTCGGGTGCTGGGCTACGAGCGGCTCAGCGACTTCGGCCGCCTGCTCCGCCCGGCGTGGTGGGTGCTGCGCGGCTATCTGCTGGCGATGCTGGTCGCCGCCCTGCTCGACAACGGCGACCAGCCGCTCGGTCTGCTGCCCCGCATCGGCGGCAGCGATGCCCTGGCCGTGCTGCTCGTCGCCGGTGGCGTGATCGCGTCGGTGTGGTTCGGCCGGCGCCGGTTCGAGCTGAAACAGGGACCGCGCTACGGGCTGTACGCGGGCTCGGCCGTGCTGGTCATCGTCGGGCTGAGCGGCTTCTTCGCTGCCGACGGCAA includes:
- a CDS encoding PadR family transcriptional regulator, with product MDTTQLLKGVLDLAVLAALRDEDGYGYDILRRLRTAGLGEVGDASVYGTLRRLFNGGLLTTYVVPSDEGPHRKYYALNAAGLAELQRSGKVWQGFASTMNDLLRERETA